One part of the Girardinichthys multiradiatus isolate DD_20200921_A unplaced genomic scaffold, DD_fGirMul_XY1 scaffold_29, whole genome shotgun sequence genome encodes these proteins:
- the LOC124865156 gene encoding zinc finger protein OZF-like codes for MTVENVSARRVESKPTVSSTLEKNLSNVIGVKRCSATNPAFISISRPTQEKQKNSTTVISVERVSNVHHTCKPTNADTERQRYSCDTCGKTFTNRPHLAEHQNVHIGFKPYSCDQCGRCFTYNTALTTHRRLHSAEKPYVCAECGKGFVQKPDFKSHQLVHAGVKPYSCEECGKCFTTRRQIKEHQTFHVQERRFSCDQCEKAFYRKSNLRSHQRIHTGVKPFWCGECGKSFIQEGNLKVHNLIHNAKGRFSCDTCGRTFTQRNQLKTHQSIHTGGTPYCCDLCGKLFMHKTSFVAHQHVHAGDEPYSCDQCGKTFKLSGHLKRHQQTHSRKPAVWRPTVRSRAAQMEPLLSPASTVMMENQTVLGEKSAKKNLQSSRSKLSEDNLKLSKDGGKGFTSPASRKVPEVFLKFQSLQIRLHRVHVPSVYPTVPVNPDL; via the exons ATGACtgtggaaaatgtttccgcACGGAGAGTCGAGTCAAAGCCCACAGTGTCATCCACACTGGAGAAAAACCTTTCAAATGTGATCGGTGTGAAAAGATGTTCAGCCACAAATCCAGCTTTTATCTCCATAAGCAGACCCACtcaggagaaacagaaaaacagtacAACTGTGATCAGTGTGGAAAGAGTTTCAAACGTTCATCATACCTGCAAGCCCACAAACGCAGACACTGAAAGACAAAGATACTCCTGTGACACGTGTGGGAAAACCTTTACAAACCGTCCTCACTTAGCAGAACACCAAAATGTTCACATTGGATTTAAACCCTACAGCTGTGACCAGTGTGGAAGATGTTTTACATACAACACTGCCTTAACGACACACCGCCGCCTCCACAGTGCTGAGAAACCGTACGTCTGTGCTGAGTGTGGAAAGGGTTTTGTTCAAAAGCCTGATTTCAAATCCCATCAGCTTGTTCATGCTGGAGTTAAACCCTACAGCTGTGAAGAATGTGGAAAGTGTTTCACAACAAGACGACAAATaaaagaacatcagacctttcaTGTTCAGGAGAGACGTTTCAGCTGCGATCAGTGTGAGAAGGCTTTCTACAGAAAATCAAATCTCAGAAGCCATCAGAGGATTCATACTGGAGTTAAACCATTTTGGTGTGGGGAGTGTGGAAAATCATTCATTCAGGAAGGAAACTTAAAAGTACACAACCTCATCCACAATGCTAAAGGAAGGTTCTCTTGTGACACATGTGGGAGAACTTTCACTCAGAGGAACCAGCTAAAAACACATCAGAGTATCCACACGGGAGGGACACCATACTGCTGTGATCTCTGTGGGAAACTCTTCATGCACAAGACATCATTTGTGGCTCATCAACATGTCCATGCTGGAGATGAACCATACAGCTGTGATCAGTGTGGGAAGACCTTTAAGCTTTCAGGTCATCTAAAACGACACCAGCAGACCCACAGCAGGAAGCCAGCAGTCTGGAGGCCCACTGTGAG AAGCAGAGCAGCACAGATGGAGCCACTTCTCAGCCCAGCCAGCACCGTAATGATGGAGAACCAAACTGTTCTGGGGGAAAAGTCAGCAAAGAAAAACCTTCAAAGTTCCAGATCTAAGCTCAGTGAAGACAACCTGAAGCTCAGCAAAGATGGAGGGAAAGGTTTCACCTCCCCAGCTTCCAGAAAAGTCCCTGAAGTCTTCCTGAAATTTCAGAGCCTCCAGATCAGACTTCACAGAGTTCATGTTCCTAGTGTTTATCCTACTGTTCCAGTGAaccctgacctttga
- the LOC124865150 gene encoding stonustoxin subunit alpha-like → QFYLKSKVFCFILSLRLRSCNLSGRTCEVLSSVLSSQSCCLREVDLQNNNLQDSGEKLPSGSDCTLEIFRKPDGVRWLKPGLRKYSCQLTIDTNTVNRNLQLSEDNRKVTWMKKLQSYPDHPDRFDDYWSQLLCSDGLTGRCYWEVEWRGRVYISVSYRRIRRKGDIYDCLFGLNDQSWSLSCSDGGYYVYHNKNKTSVSSSSSSSSSSSSSISNRVAVYVDCPAGILSFYRVSSDSLIHLHTFNTTFTEPLYPGFWISSGSSVFLC, encoded by the exons cagttttatttaaagtctaaagtcttttgtttcattttgtctctcaGACTTAGATCCTGTAACCTCTCAGGGAGAACTTGTGAAGTTCTGTCATCAGTTCTTAGCTCCCAGTCCTGCTGTCTGAGAGAAGTTgacctgcagaacaacaacctaCAAGATTCAGGGGAGAAGTTGCCGTCTGGTTCAGACTGTACACTGGAAATATTCAG gAAGCCTGATGGAGTCCGATGGTTGAAACCAGGTCTGAGGAAGT ATTCCTGTCAGCTCACAATCGACACAAACACAGTGAACAGAAACCTCCAACTGTCTGAAGACAACAGGAAGGTGACATGGATGAAGAAGCTTCAGTCATATCCTGATCATCCAGACAGATTTGATGATTACTGGTCTCAGCTGCTGTGTAGTGATGGTCTGACTGGTCGCTGTTACTGGGAGGTCGAGTGGAGAGGAAGAGTTTATATATCAGTGAGTTACAGAAGAATCAGGAGGAAAGGAGACATTTATGACTGTTTGTTTGGATTAAATGATCAGTCCTGGAGTCTGAGCTGCTCTGATGGTGGTTACTATGTCTATCACAATAAGAACAAAACATcagtctcctcctcctcctcctcctcctcctcctcctcctcctccatctctaaCAGAGTAGCAGTGTATGTGGACTGTCCTGCTGGCATTCTGTCCTTCTACAGAGTCTCCTCTgactcactgatccacctccacacCTTCAACACCACATTCACTGAACCTCTTTATCCTGGATTCTGGATCAGTTCTGGTtcctcagtgtttctgtgttga